From the genome of Faecalibacterium prausnitzii:
CAACGTCAACGACCCCTCCGCCCGTGTGCTGGCAAACTACGGCGCATCGGGGGTGTGATTTTTTATTTTTGCTCTAGATGCAACAAAACAGCGGCCACTTTCCAATTTGGAAAACTGCCGCTGTTTTGCTTTTTCTGCGTCTTGCACACCCGCCCCCAACATGCTACGCACTTTGCAGAAGGAAGCGGTCCCCAGCACTTTGCTGGAACGTCAAGTCGCTTTTTGTTGTGCTAAGGCGTCCCGGAATTCCTTCCATAGGCCGCTGCGCCCGGTCAAACGGTCCGCTGTTTCCTCGCCGAAGGTGAGTTTCAGCTTTTGATAGGCTTCCCGCAGATTGACCGGCCGGGACGTGGTGTTATGTGCATCCGATGCTACCACATCAATGACACCGCTGCTCAGCCAGCGTTCCACCCGCCGCCGCTTCCAGAAGCTGCCCGGCTCCAGCACCGTGGAACCGTTCATCTGGCAGGCCACAGGATACCGGGCCTTCAGCTTTTCCAGCAGGCCCCGCGATTCCAGGCAGCGGTAGCGCTCCACATGGGCCATCAGAATGGAGTAGCCGCACACAGCCACTTCTTCCAGCCCGTTTTCCAGCTCTTTGGCGGAAGTCTGCGGTAAAAACTCCATCAGCACCCAGTCCGTACCGGCCAGCGTGGGCAGGCCGTTTTCTCTGGCCGCATCCCGCAGCATGGGGTTGTACAGCAGCTCCGCACCGGGGTACAGCCGCAATCCATACCCCTGCTGTTGACAATAGGCCTGCGCTGCATCCAGGTGGCGCTGGTAGCGCTCCTGTGGAAAGGCCTCCAGGCCCGGTGTCGCGTGGGTGGTGGCCACCAATGTGGTGATGCCGTTGGCAACAGCTGCGTCCAGCATCGCCCGCATCTGTTCTTCCGTGCGGGCTCCATCGTCCACTCCATAGACCACATGCGTATGCAGATCTAAAAACTGTTCTGTCATGGGTTCAGCTCTTCTTTTCTTCTGCCTCTTTTTCGTAGGCCTTGTAATAACTGGAATAATGCGATTTGTAATAATACTTCTTGTTGGCAAAGCCCTCGTAATCCACCTGATTGAGGATGGTGCCGAGGATGGGGCAGCCCGTTTGTTCCAACTGGTTTTTGGCGTCGATCAGCTCCTGCCGGTGGACCTGATTGTAGCTCACCACCAGCAGAATGCCATCGCAGACCTTGGCGATCTCCGCAGCATCAATGACCACGCCCACCGGAGCCGCATCCACGATCACGTAATCGTACTGCTCTGCCAGTCCATCCAGCAGGTTCTGAAACCGCTTAGAGCTCAGCAGCGGGATGGGATTCAGCAGTTCGTGGCCCATAGGGATAAAGTCCATGCCCGGAACGTTGGTGTGGAACAGGACTTCCTCCTTTTCGGCAATGCCGGCCAGATAGTGAGACAGGCCCTGCTTTTTGGAACCCGGCGCAAACTGCACCCCATAAACAGTGGTGATCATGCTCCGCCGCAGGTCCGTATCCACCAGGACCACCCGCTTGCCTCGCTCTGCCAGCTTCCGGCACAGCGTAATGCTGGTAAAGCTCTTGCCCTCGGATGCGTGGGAACTGGTAAGCATGATCTTTTTGATATCCCGACCCAAAAAGGAGACATTGGTGGAAAGGGTGTTGAAGGCCTCATTGACCGGGTAGCTCAACTGGGGAAGTTTTCGAAATTCAAGTCTGTTCACAGCGTTTTCCCTTCCGGCAGCTTCAGGCCGATCTGCTTGTCTGCCCTCTGGTGTTTTGGCTCATCGCCCTTTTCCAGCGGGATCACCGCCATCGTCACCAGGCCGGTGTATTTCTTGATGTCCTCCGTCGTCTTGTAGGTATCGTCCAGCAATGTCATCACAACAACGACACCCGCACTGACCACAAAGCCCAGCAATGCTCCCAGCAGGATGCTTTTGGTTTTGTTCGGGCTGACCGGCTCCGTCGGAACCAGTGCTGTGGACATGATAGAGATCTTGTCCGTTGCCATCTTTTTGGCAATGTAGTCCTGCACCACGGTAACATACTCATTGGCGATGTCTGCTGCTTCCTGCGCAGACTCCGACGTCACGGTGATCTCCACCATCCGGGTGTTGGAGGCATTGGTCACAGAGAGCATCTTATCCAGCTGGCTGTAGGTATAGGGCAGGTCCAGGTTGGAGATCACCTTCTCCTGCACCTCCCACATATGAAAGACTTGGATATAGTCATCGGTCAGGGCCGTGCCGATCTGGAGATCGGAGATGTTGATGTCCGAGTCTTTCTGGCTGATGACGTAAATGGTAGACGACGCCTGATACTTGGGCGTCACAAAAAACAGCACCCCAATGGCTGCGATCAGGGCGCAGGCCACGGTTGCTGCTGCAAGCTGCTTCCATTTACTCAGCAGCGCATAAAACAGCTCCAGGAGGTCAATGGTCTCCTCGTCTCCATTGCCGGGCTGGGGCGAATTCACCTTATTGGGGGGTGGCATTTGGTATTCTGACATAGTTTTGTTCTCCCTTTGATTTATTCTGAAGCAGAAAGAAAGCAGTGGCAGCAAATGCCACTGCCTTCTGTAAACCTACAAAAGGTACTTTCTCAAACTCAGACCTTTGCAGTCTTCTTGGTCGCGACCACGGAACGCCTCCTGGCGTTCCATGCGGCTGGCGTTGGTCCCATCTCCGACCGTCATCCGGCTGCGGACAAAGGTCTCGGCCTGGTCCCCATGCAGCGTCAGGGTCGTGCCCTTGGCCATTGCAGGGTCTATGGAGGAGAAATCATCCTCCAATGTCACGGTGACACCGCCTGCCAGATCGTTCAGCTCCGAGATGCCATCCATGTTCATGGCCACGTAAAAATCAATGGATTCTCCCAGCAGAAGACCTTCCACTGCCTCACGGGCATACTCGCAACTTTCCTCCTTGCCATCGCCGAAGCCATGCGCAAGGCTGATCTGCATCTCTTTGGTGCCGATGGGGCTGCCAAGGTAGCCCAGCACGGTGCATTCTGTCATGGTATCCCGGTCGATTTTCAACTGACGGATGACCTGGCGTTCCGGATCGATGACGATCAGCCGCTGGAAATCTCCCTGGCCGCCCTGGTAAGCGCCCTCGCTCTCCACAGCACTGTCATGGTCCACGCCCATCACAAGGATGGAGGTCAGCCCCTCCCGGCGCTGGTATGTGACGCCGTTGTATTCCTGCGTTTCCACCGCTTCCGTCTGGGTCAGATCCCCGCGTACTCCTTCAACGCTCCTGGTCTCCAGCCAGCGTCCCCCTGCATACAGGATCACACCCAGCAGAAGGATGCCTGCCGCAATGACCAGGATCAGCCACTTTGCTTTTCCTGCCTAGTCATACCGTTTCAAAAAGTTTTTCCCCTCCTCAGGGTACAATGACATCCGAGGTATAAAGCCTCTCTCATAAGATACCATCTTTTATAGCCGTCTGTCAATGTTTTCCTCCATGTTTTTTCATTTTTATCCCCCCCCCCCGCGAAAATATGAAACGCATACAAAAATTATTTTCTTTATGATTTATATCCATCATTATGAGTTTTTTTGCATCGGGAGATCCCTATGAAATACTGTTTCTGGCACAACAAAGGAGCGCCCCCGCACGAAGTAGCTTCTGTGCGGAGACGCTCCTTGTTATTACCTTATTTGTTGCTCAGGCATCCGAGCGGGAGAAGGCATTCTTCATATTGCAGCTCAGTTCAAAGAGGACCTTGTTCAGCGTATCGGCGGCGCGGGCCTTCAGCTCTCTGGCGATGGCCTCGTTGGCCTCCGTGCGCAGGGCGGCACGGCGGGCCGGGTCGGCCTCCTGGGCCTGTTTTTCATCGTAGGCGTTCAACAGAGCGCGTGTGGCGGAGAGGACGCCTTCCTCGTAGCGCTCGATATGGAAGATGGACTTGCCGTAAGCGGCATCGGCCATGGCGGCGATCATCCGGCTGACCCAGTAAAAGCTCTCGGTGGAGACTTCGCCAGTGGTGCAGGCGAGGTAGGCCGGGGTGGTGTCCACATTGGCATAGAACGGCACCATCGTATTGAAGGCATTGGACGCATAGGCGATCCACTCCACCGTGCGGAACTCCTCCGGCAGATCCGGGCGCATCTGGGTCAGCGCCATGAAGCTGTTGCGGTTGATGCCGATCGTACGGTAGGCACCCTTGCTCTTCGGGTCGCCATAGGCGGCATACGGGTCATACGGTGTGCCCTGATAGTGCGAAGACAGCAGGTATTTCACGTCTTCCGGTGTGATCTTCCGCTCCGGGACCATGCACCAGGGCAGGTCGTCCGAATGCGGAGTATAGTCTGCATCGGGGCCTTCCCAGACCCAGGTGTTGGGGTTCAGATGCCGCAGCATGAACCAGGCGCGCGGTGTGTTATACACATGGTCAGCATCGTCGTGGCTGCCGAAGGCATCGCGCGGGTTGAAGCTGCCGTCCAGCGAGAGGTCAAGGTGGTGCTTGTCCACAAAGGCCTTCAGGTCATCCGAACACATGTAGTTTTCCTGTGCGCCGCAGGCGTCGGCAAAGTCGAAGCTGTCGATGCCGAGCTGGTTGGGCATCACGACATAGCTGTCGTCCGGCACACGGCGGGCCATCCAGTGGTGGCCGCCGATGGTCTCCAGCCACCAGATCTCGTTCACATCCTGAAACGCGATGCCGTTCATCTCATAGGTGCCGTACGTCCGGAGCAGCTCGCCCAGGCGCACCACGCCCTCGCGGGCCGTGCGGATATAGGGCAGCACGAGGCAGACGATGTCCTCCTCGCCGATGCCGCCGGGCACCTCCGGCCGTTCCCCTTTGGCGGGCTGGTACACCACCAGCGGGTCTGCACCCAGAACGCGCGGGTTGGACGTGATGGTCTCGGTGGCCGTCATGCCCACATGAGCCGCATTGACACCCGCTGCCGCCCAGATGCCCTCGCCTTCCACCGCGTTGGGCATGGCCGTCATCCGCAGCGCATGGCCGGGCAGCGGCACCTCCACATGGGAGATCACCGACCGATAGACGGCCGGGTGCTCCTCCGGCTGCACGACCACGAACTTTTTGGCCGTGAAATGCCCCGAACCCGAATCGTCGTTGCGGGCGACCATGGTGGAGCCATCGTATGATGCGTTTTTGCCGACTAAGATTGTAGTACAAGCCATTGTTCTGTCCTCCGAAATTGTTTCCTTATCTTTTCGGTTTGCCGAGGCTATTGTAAGCCTTTTTGGGGGAAAAGGCAAGATTTTTTGAGAAGGGAGCGTGGAAGTACGATTTATGGGATATCATGGAATGTATTATGAATGCAGGCCACAAGATTTCCCTCCCACATCGTCAATCAGACGGTTTTTCCTGCGTAAAATTAGGCACCTTGCCAAAATCCTTTTCTGTTGTTTGTATTGGATTGACACCGTTCGCACCACGTTCTATCATTATGGTAAAATCATCCAAAGGAGGAATGTCGGATGAAACGTCCTCTCATTGCCCATCAGACACCCGACAGAACACGCACCCAGCTTCTGGAAACACACAGTCGCAACGTCGGTGAACGCTGCGGTGCTGCCTGTCAGCAGATCGGCCTGGAACATCTTGGCCGCCTGACCGGACTTCTGCACGATCTCGGAAAAGCTGCTCACGAGGTTCAAGACTATCTTTATGGAGCCCCGATCGTCGGAAAACTCAATCATTCCAGTGCCGGGATGCGGTGGGTCTGGGAAGCCTTTGGAAAAAACGAAACACGGAAAAGTTACCGCCTGGCTGCACAGTTTGCCGCCATCGCCATCGGCTGCCATCACGGCACACGATGCGATATTTTCGACCCGGAAGACGGCAGCGAACCCTGGCTGGAACGAATGTATTCCGAGAAAGCAGACCCATTTTACGCCCAGAGCTGTGAAACATTTTTCACCGAGTGCATCCCACAGGAGGAGATTGAGCAGGAAATAGCGCTTGCCGCAAAGGAGATCGCGTCTCTTTGGAACGAACTCCTGCAAATCGGTGACAACCGCTCCAACAGCGTTTCGTTTCAGATGATGCTCGGTCTTGTTCAGCGCTATCTATTTGGTGCATTGGTCGATGCCGATTGGACCGACACCGCCCATTTTGAGGAAAACACGCCTTTGCCATCCGCTGAGGCAACCGACTGGCCCGCACTGGCGAACACCGTGGAGCACTTTCTTGCGGACCTGAAGCAAACCCGCACGATCGACTTTCTGCGGCAGGAAATCTCCGACCAGTGTCGTTCTGCCGGGCAGAACGCCGCTCCCGGC
Proteins encoded in this window:
- a CDS encoding CpsB/CapC family capsule biosynthesis tyrosine phosphatase — translated: MTEQFLDLHTHVVYGVDDGARTEEQMRAMLDAAVANGITTLVATTHATPGLEAFPQERYQRHLDAAQAYCQQQGYGLRLYPGAELLYNPMLRDAARENGLPTLAGTDWVLMEFLPQTSAKELENGLEEVAVCGYSILMAHVERYRCLESRGLLEKLKARYPVACQMNGSTVLEPGSFWKRRRVERWLSSGVIDVVASDAHNTTSRPVNLREAYQKLKLTFGEETADRLTGRSGLWKEFRDALAQQKAT
- a CDS encoding CpsD/CapB family tyrosine-protein kinase, producing MNRLEFRKLPQLSYPVNEAFNTLSTNVSFLGRDIKKIMLTSSHASEGKSFTSITLCRKLAERGKRVVLVDTDLRRSMITTVYGVQFAPGSKKQGLSHYLAGIAEKEEVLFHTNVPGMDFIPMGHELLNPIPLLSSKRFQNLLDGLAEQYDYVIVDAAPVGVVIDAAEIAKVCDGILLVVSYNQVHRQELIDAKNQLEQTGCPILGTILNQVDYEGFANKKYYYKSHYSSYYKAYEKEAEEKKS
- a CDS encoding YveK family protein gives rise to the protein MSEYQMPPPNKVNSPQPGNGDEETIDLLELFYALLSKWKQLAAATVACALIAAIGVLFFVTPKYQASSTIYVISQKDSDINISDLQIGTALTDDYIQVFHMWEVQEKVISNLDLPYTYSQLDKMLSVTNASNTRMVEITVTSESAQEAADIANEYVTVVQDYIAKKMATDKISIMSTALVPTEPVSPNKTKSILLGALLGFVVSAGVVVVMTLLDDTYKTTEDIKKYTGLVTMAVIPLEKGDEPKHQRADKQIGLKLPEGKTL
- a CDS encoding LCP family protein; protein product: METQEYNGVTYQRREGLTSILVMGVDHDSAVESEGAYQGGQGDFQRLIVIDPERQVIRQLKIDRDTMTECTVLGYLGSPIGTKEMQISLAHGFGDGKEESCEYAREAVEGLLLGESIDFYVAMNMDGISELNDLAGGVTVTLEDDFSSIDPAMAKGTTLTLHGDQAETFVRSRMTVGDGTNASRMERQEAFRGRDQEDCKGLSLRKYLL
- a CDS encoding C69 family dipeptidase, with protein sequence MACTTILVGKNASYDGSTMVARNDDSGSGHFTAKKFVVVQPEEHPAVYRSVISHVEVPLPGHALRMTAMPNAVEGEGIWAAAGVNAAHVGMTATETITSNPRVLGADPLVVYQPAKGERPEVPGGIGEEDIVCLVLPYIRTAREGVVRLGELLRTYGTYEMNGIAFQDVNEIWWLETIGGHHWMARRVPDDSYVVMPNQLGIDSFDFADACGAQENYMCSDDLKAFVDKHHLDLSLDGSFNPRDAFGSHDDADHVYNTPRAWFMLRHLNPNTWVWEGPDADYTPHSDDLPWCMVPERKITPEDVKYLLSSHYQGTPYDPYAAYGDPKSKGAYRTIGINRNSFMALTQMRPDLPEEFRTVEWIAYASNAFNTMVPFYANVDTTPAYLACTTGEVSTESFYWVSRMIAAMADAAYGKSIFHIERYEEGVLSATRALLNAYDEKQAQEADPARRAALRTEANEAIARELKARAADTLNKVLFELSCNMKNAFSRSDA